Proteins from a genomic interval of Chanos chanos chromosome 3, fChaCha1.1, whole genome shotgun sequence:
- the ube2l3a gene encoding ubiquitin-conjugating enzyme E2 L3a isoform X2: MAASRRLHKDNPPYDKGAFRIEIIFPAEYPFKPPKITFKTKIYHPNIDEKGQVCLPVISAENWKPATKTDQVIQSLIALVNDPQPEHPLRADLAEEYSKDRKKFFKNAEEFTKKHGEKRPVD; encoded by the exons ATGGCGGCAAGTAGGAGGCTGCATAAG gacaacCCTCCATATGACAAAGGTGCATTTCGGATTGAAATCATATTTCCTGCTGAGTACCCTTTTAAGCCTCCCAAgatcacattcaaaacaaagatCTACCATCCGAACATTGACGAGAAAGGCCAGGTTTGTCTGCCAGTCATAAGTGCAGAGAACTGGAAACCAGCAACCAAAACTGACCAAG ttatCCAATCCCTCATCGCCCTCGTCAACGACCCTCAACCAGAACATCCCTTGAGAGCCGACTTAGCGGAGGAATACTCAAAAGACCGCAAAAAATTCTTTAAGAATGCAGAAGAGTTTACAAAGAAACACGGTGAAAAACGACCAGTGGACTAA
- the ube2l3a gene encoding ubiquitin-conjugating enzyme E2 L3a isoform X1: MAASRRLHKELDEIRKSGMKNFRNIQVDESNILTWQGLIVPDNPPYDKGAFRIEIIFPAEYPFKPPKITFKTKIYHPNIDEKGQVCLPVISAENWKPATKTDQVIQSLIALVNDPQPEHPLRADLAEEYSKDRKKFFKNAEEFTKKHGEKRPVD, encoded by the exons ATGGCGGCAAGTAGGAGGCTGCATAAG GAACTTGACGAAATCCGCAAGTCTGGAATGAAAAATTTCCGCAACATCCAGGTGGATGAGTCGAACATCCTGACTTGGCAAGGCCTCATTGTGCCA gacaacCCTCCATATGACAAAGGTGCATTTCGGATTGAAATCATATTTCCTGCTGAGTACCCTTTTAAGCCTCCCAAgatcacattcaaaacaaagatCTACCATCCGAACATTGACGAGAAAGGCCAGGTTTGTCTGCCAGTCATAAGTGCAGAGAACTGGAAACCAGCAACCAAAACTGACCAAG ttatCCAATCCCTCATCGCCCTCGTCAACGACCCTCAACCAGAACATCCCTTGAGAGCCGACTTAGCGGAGGAATACTCAAAAGACCGCAAAAAATTCTTTAAGAATGCAGAAGAGTTTACAAAGAAACACGGTGAAAAACGACCAGTGGACTAA